The Mercurialis annua linkage group LG2, ddMerAnnu1.2, whole genome shotgun sequence genome contains a region encoding:
- the LOC126668588 gene encoding uncharacterized protein LOC126668588, with product MASPFFLHPGENPSLVLVSFLLNGGNYHKWQRSMKMALLSKNKYKFVDGSIQAYARDDPMFEVWERCNTMVMSWIYRSETPTIAESISCLDNALDILNDLRDRFSQGDSYRIGDIHEEIYSLQQNTSSVIEYYTHLKILWDEMVSLRPFPMCICNPKCCCAVLNTLKTNLSNDQVIRFLKGLNESFSHVRSQILMSEPLPPINKVCSLVIQHERQFSAPKHSTGDISAFAAARSYLYNSQEAEYETTENSNFSGYEGNCYPGYEGNINYVRGRGTSTYRGSYNKPGFAFPPNKGKLCSFCGLS from the coding sequence ATGGCAAGTCCTTTTTTCTTGCATCCAGGAGAAAATCCTTCTCTGGTGCTAGTATCTTTTCTTCTTAATGGAGGAAACTATCACAAATGGCAGAGATCAATGAAAATGGCCCTGTTATCTAAGAACAAGTACAAATTCGTTGATGGATCAATTCAAGCTTATGCAAGGGATGATCCAATGTTTGAAGTCTGGGAGAGATGCAATACAATGGTGATGTCTTGGATTTACAGGTCTGAAACACCTACAATTGCTGAAAGTATTTCTTGCTTAGACAATGCTTTAGATATTTTGAATGATCTCAGAGATAGATTCTCTCAGGGAGACAGTTATAGAATTGGTGATATACATGAGGAAATTTATTCCCTTCAACAGAATACTTCTTCTGTTATAGAATATTACACACATCTGAAAATTCTTTGGGATGAAATGGTAAGCCTAAGACCATTTCCTATGTGCATTTGCAATCCAAAATGTTGCTGTGCAGTGTTGAATACATTGAAGACTAATCTGTCTAATGATCAAGTAATTAGGTTCTTAAAAGGGCTTAATGAAAGTTTCTCTCATGTTAGATCTCAGATTTTAATGTCTGAGCCTCTACCTCCAATAAACAAGGTTTGCTCTCTTGTTATACAACATGAGAGACAATTCTCTGCTCCTAAGCATAGCACTGGTGATATAAGTGCATTTGCTGCTGCTAGAAGCTATTTGTATAATTCACAAGAAGCTGAGTATGAGACAACAGAGAATTCTAACTTCTCTGGATATGAAGGAAATTGCTATCCTGGATATGAAGGCAATATCAATTATGTGAGAGGTAGAGGAACTTCTACATACAGGGGAAGTTACAACAAACCTGGATTTGCTTTTCCACCAAACAAGGGAAAATTATGTTCATTTTGTGGTCTCTCTTGA
- the LOC126670353 gene encoding structure-specific endonuclease subunit SLX1 produces the protein MGKRMAKGKSEEHDDDEGKGFYACYLLTSLSPRFKGHTYIGFTVNPRRRIRQHNGEIRSGAFRTKKGRPWEMVFCIYGFPTNVSALQFEWAWQHPMESLAVRQAAAFFKSFSGVANKIKLAYTMLNLPAWRSLNITINFFSTKYSTHSAACTSLPEHMKVKVSPIGDLPCYSTAEDEVSGNESYDSITSLSEARKESTVKLQCHSIDGIGCNDSKDDYSVSDVSSGNSHDNNVNYESYGFNEEYGMRQQGSTSAEYPPILEVDDARLFSPLVRTAENPAILEVDDARPFSPLVRTSFLSAGFASHEEKAMAVEIEVIDLLSPSPDCRIMSSRKRRRVLNVCPQIIDLT, from the exons ATGGGGAAGAGAATGGCCAAAGGAAAATCTGAAGAACACGACGATGATGAAGGAAAAGGATTCTACGCTTGTTATCTCTTAACTTCCCTATCTCCTCGCTTCAAAGGCCACACTTATATCGG ATTTACAGTGAATCCGCGGCGGAGAATTAGGCAACATAATGGTGAAATTAGAAGTGGAGCTTTTAGAACCAAGAAAGGACGGCCTTGGGAAATGGTGTTTTGCATCTATGGTTTCCCTACTAATGTATCTGCTCTTCAG TTTGAATGGGCATGGCAGCATCCAATGGAATCATTAGCAGTGAGGCAAGCAGCTgcattttttaaatcattttctGGCGTTGCTAATAAAATCAAGCTTGCCTACACTATGCTCAACCTTCCAGCTTGGCGAAG CTTGAACATCACTATTAACTTTTTCTCAACGAAATACTCAACACATTCTGCTGCTTGCACAAGCTTGCCAGAGCACATGAAGGTCAAGGTTAGCCCCATCGGCGACCTTCCTTGCTATTCTACAGCTGAAGATGAAGTCAGCGGTAATGAAAGTTACGACAGCATTACTAGTTTAAGTGAAGCCCGGAAAGAGAGCACAGTTAAACTCCAATGTCACTCCATTGATGGCATTGGCTGCAATGATAGCAAAGATGATTATTCGGTTAGTGACGTTTCTTCAGGTAATTCACACGACAATAATGTGAATTATGAAAGTTACGGATTCAATGAAGAATACGGCATGAGACAACAGGGAAGTACTTCAGCAGAATATCCACCAATTTTAGAAGTAGATGATGCGCGGCTGTTCAGTCCGCTGGTGAGAACAGCAGAAAATCCAGCGATTTTAGAAGTAGATGATGCACGGCCGTTCAGCCCGCTGGTGAGAACATCTTTCCTTTCGGCTGGCTTCGCGAGCCACGAAGAGAAAGCAATGGCGGTAGAAATAGAAGTTATAGATTTGTTGTCCCCATCTCCAGATTGCAGAATTATGTCAAGCAGAAAGAGGAGAAGAGTATTGAATGTTTGTCCTCAGATCATTGACTTGACCTAG
- the LOC126669945 gene encoding uncharacterized protein LOC126669945, which translates to MCPLRLILIFLSATLAGFFVVRNLKCGPPPTGDGDCATNESNNGLQSTPSNSKVRSAMISGFWTTVDMASGRYLWRHLASSSKRLN; encoded by the exons ATGTGCCCCTTGAGGCTCATTCTTATATTTCTGTCGGCCACGCTCGCCGGATTCTTCGTCGTAAGAAATCTCAAATGCGGTCCTCCTCCCACCGGCGACGGCGACTGCGCAACCAATGAATCCAACAACGGTCTTCAATCTACTCCCTCCAACTCCAAG GTTCGATCGGCGATGATATCGGGATTTTGGACGACCGTGGACATGGCTAGTGGACGATATTTGTGGAGGCATTTAGCTTCTTCTTCCAAGCGTTTGAATTGA